ACCTGCATGTCTTTCTTTATTAGCCAAAATTGCAAAGGATCAAATCCAACAGGGGAAATTGATGGCAGGTAATGGTCTCGTTCATACATTAGCTTCTATTGTCTCCCCAGCTGCCGGGGCATTATTAGTTGCAAAAGTTGGTTATTCAATAGCATTCACTCTCTTAGGTTGGATACTTATAATCACAGGGGTTCTGGCATTTTGGGGGATACAAAATATAAAATCAACTTCTACAGAACAAAAACAAACATATTCACAAACCCTAATAAGAACTGAAGACCAAAAAATACCATGGCTTTTTTATGCTCTTCCTCTTGCTTTATCTTGTTCACAAGGCATTTTGTTCTTTGAATTGCCTTTAATTCCAATCTCACAAAATTCCATCTTTGCATCTGGACTTTTATTTTCAATTGTTAGTCTAGGTGCGTTATGTACGTTAAGTATGTTGTTTTTAAATCGACTATCTCCTTTTTTAAGAACAGCAGTAGGATGTTTATTTTTAGCACTAATATTTTTTGATATGGCATTGCATCAAGTGTTTTCCTTAGGTTTTTCCTTATTTTTGATTGGTATGGCAAAAGGGGTCATATATCCTGCAATGGCTACTTATTTAACCCACATGTCTAGTATTCAAAAATATGGTCGTATTTTTGCTATTCTAGCGATTTCTATGTCATTAGGTGCTTTTATTGGTCCTGTTATTGCAGGTCAAGTACGGGATGTTGTATCACCCTACATATTTGCTTTTATCTTTTTATTCATTTCACTTTCCATGTTACCTTATCCTAATCGACTTACACTCTTCACTCAAAGGAAAGTATAATTCTTCATCATTCCCAACATACAATAAATGAATTTTGCATATTTACCTCAAAAAGAAAGTCGTATATCCTTAATTATAATATGAATGAAGATGTTTAACTTAAATACAAGGGAGGACAATAGGATGAATGGTAAAATCGCACTTATTACAGGTGCTAATTCAGGAATGGGTTTAGCTACAACAACTGAAATCGCAAAAAAAGGAGCTACTGTCATCATGTTATGCAGAAACAAACAACGTGGAGAGGCAGCTCTCGAAACTGCGAAACAACACAGTGGTTCTCAAAACATTGAGTTGATGATTTGTGATTTAGGTTCATTAGAGAGCATTCGTACATTTGTATCTCAATTTAAGGAAAAATATTATAAACTAGATATTTTAATCAATAATGCGGGTGTAATATCTTTGAAAAGAGAGCTTACAAGTGATGGATTTGAAATGCAATTAGGTAT
The window above is part of the Chengkuizengella sp. SCS-71B genome. Proteins encoded here:
- a CDS encoding MFS transporter; this translates as MKTAIWLYLFMFIAFFDLHAQFPILSPFAISLGAAPSFIGLIMGIYSLTHIPGNILAGYGVDRYGSKYFIIFSLIIAGGLLIIQSSVTDPWQLLVIRSISGFILAFLSPACLSLLAKIAKDQIQQGKLMAGNGLVHTLASIVSPAAGALLVAKVGYSIAFTLLGWILIITGVLAFWGIQNIKSTSTEQKQTYSQTLIRTEDQKIPWLFYALPLALSCSQGILFFELPLIPISQNSIFASGLLFSIVSLGALCTLSMLFLNRLSPFLRTAVGCLFLALIFFDMALHQVFSLGFSLFLIGMAKGVIYPAMATYLTHMSSIQKYGRIFAILAISMSLGAFIGPVIAGQVRDVVSPYIFAFIFLFISLSMLPYPNRLTLFTQRKV